The Gadus chalcogrammus isolate NIFS_2021 chromosome 10, NIFS_Gcha_1.0, whole genome shotgun sequence genome contains a region encoding:
- the LOC130390088 gene encoding zinc finger and BTB domain-containing protein 5-like, with amino-acid sequence MDFPGHFKLIFQQLNHQRIHGQLCDCLVSVGGQSFHAHRSILAACSSHFRALLSSTEGDAAGGTKMQHGDGPCVMELDQEVVTPEAFSTLLEMIYTSTLTPGSSNVMDVLLAASHLHLNTVVKACKLHLSKRDFPKSPPTGWRAVQQQNEALLSPPTGDLSEATSMQLGSDSPQRLQFSLSNCFTDTWLSNSGAGMEVSPSGGTLDPHGEMNGGFSREQTTAPPAGHKRTSPLNEDSPSGRKRTLLGKDRGEPGEEECPAAAVLLPESRGEEEPQEEKYEAAKWESEKTELPSQSDGDTRGVEGGGGSSEAVLKVLVGEEKQEEREEENMVLVEVKRENLSTSSPDPAPERSPYPDAEGHDGLPDVALSDEGTAAEGDHRGDPHADTQPHPGAGEAAACEEPILGEGLDSLSELAFSCFLNPGSEGVMGALEVEESLVSLTSASTIAEASGVAGEPCEPSDTIHPSPSSSSLVFPVTTVPLQQLLSTQTPGFSDTLLLQPSQSSLGGFLGSVRPALGLQPAVSPTPSGGRTRGGGGFTTASPGLRRIAPKAPAAGSETDPDPCSSSGSGDRPALTRASEEVLSKCRKAAAEDHVVLVEGEKKYACSICLKTFMNLTDCKKHIRVHTGEKPYPCPKCGKRFSQSSHLYKHSKNTCLHWTGKQLGQLADSLL; translated from the coding sequence ATGGACTTCCCTGGGCACTTCAAGCTCATCTTTCAGCAGTTGAACCACCAGCGCATTCATGGGCAGCTTTGCGACTGCTTGGTATCGGTTGGGGGACAGAGCTTCCACGCACACCGATCCATTCTGGCGGCCTGCAGCTCTCACTTCAGGGCTCTTCTGAGCTCAACAGAGGGCGACGCGGCTGGAGGGACTAAAATGCAACACGGGGACGGTCCCTGTGTGATGGAGCTTGATCAGGAAGTGGTGACCCCCGAGGCCTTCTCCACCCTGCTAGAGATGATTTATACCTCCACCCTTACGCCGGGCTCCTCCAACGTGATGGATGTGCTGCTGGCCGCCTCCCACCTGCACTTGAACACCGTGGTGAAAGCCTGCAAGCTACACCTGTCCAAGCGAGACTTCCCAAAGTCGCCCCCTACAGGTTGGAGGGCCGTACAGCAGCAGAATGAGGCACTACTGTCCCCTCCGACAGGGGACCTATCTGAGGCCACATCTATGCAGCTTGGGTCAGATTCACCGCAGCGTCTCCAATTCAGCCTGAGCAACTGTTTCACGGATACTTGGCTAAGCAACAGCGGAGCCGGAATGGAGGTGAGTCCGTCCGGTGGCACTCTTGATCCCCACGGGGAGATGAACGGTGGTTTCAGCCGGGAACAGACCACAGCGCCGCCCGCAGGCCACAAACGCACATCGCCCCTGAACGAGGACAGCCCgagcgggaggaagaggacgctGTTGGGGAAGGACCGCGGGGAGCCCGGAGAGGAGGAGtgccccgccgccgccgtgctgctaccagagagcagaggggaggaggagccacagGAGGAGAAATACGAGGCCGCAAAGTGGGAGTCGGAGAAGACGGAGCTGCCGAGCCAGTCGGACGGCGACaccaggggggtggaggggggaggggggagctccGAAGCCGTGCTCAAAGTcctggtgggagaggagaaacagGAGGAGCGCGAGGAGGAGAACATGGTGCTCGTCGAGGTGAAGAGGGAGAACCTGAGCACCTCGTCTCCGGACCCCGCGCCCGAGCGCTCCCCGTACCCAGACGCAGAGGGCCACGACGGCCTTCCAGACGTTGCGTTGAGCGACGAGGGAACGGCTGCAGAAGGGGATCACCGCGGTGATCCTCACGCAGACACGCAGCCGCACCCGGGGGCGGGCGAGGCGGCGGCCTGCGAGGAGCCCATCCTGGGGGAAGGACTGGACAGCCTGTCGGAGCTGGCCTTCTCCTGCTTCCTCAACCCCGGCAGCGAGGGTGTCATGGGGgctctggaggtggaggagagcctGGTCAGCCTCACCTCTGCCTCCACCATCGCAGAGGCTTCTGGGGTCGCTGGAGAGCCATGCGAGCCGTCTGACACGATCCacccatctccctcctcctcctctctggtcttCCCAGTCACCACGGTGCCCCTGCAGCAGCTCCTCTCCACGCAGACCCCTGGCTTCAGcgacaccctcctcctccagcccagcCAGAGCTCTCTGGGGGGATTCTTGGGGAGTGTGAGGCCAGCTCTGGGTCTCCAGCCCGCCGTCTCGCCCACCCCCAGCGGCGGGAGAaccagaggaggtggaggcttCACGACGGCGTCGCCCGGGCTCCGACGCATCGCCCCCAAAGCCCCGGCGGCGGGTTCGGAGACGGACCCGGACCCTTGCTCCTCCTCGGGGTCGGGGGACCGTCCGGCGCTCACCAGGGCGTCGGAGGAGGTGCTCTCCAAGTGCAGGAAGGCGGCGGCCGAGGACcacgtggtgctggtggagggggagaagaagtACGCCTGCAGCATCTGCCTCAAGACCTTCATGAACCTGACGGACTGCAAGAAGCACATCCGCGtccacaccggggagaagccctacccCTGCCCCAAGTGTGGCAAGCGCTTCAGCCAGTCCTCGCACCTCTACAAACACTCCAAGAACACGTGCTTACACTGGACCGGCAAACAGCTCGGCCAATTGGCTGACAGCCTACTGTGA
- the tomm5 gene encoding mitochondrial import receptor subunit TOM5 homolog — protein sequence MFKLEGLGPKLDPEEMKKKMREDVFTSVRNFILYIALLRATPYVLKKLDSI from the exons ATGTTTAAACTGGAAGGACTAGGTCCCAAGCTGGACCCGGAGGaaatgaagaagaagatgagggagGATGTCTTCACGTCCGTGCGCAACTTCATTCTGTACATCGCTCTCCTCCGAGCCA CTCCATATGTACTGAAGAAGCTGGACAGCATATGA